In Gallus gallus isolate bGalGal1 chromosome Z, bGalGal1.mat.broiler.GRCg7b, whole genome shotgun sequence, one DNA window encodes the following:
- the ARID3C gene encoding AT-rich interactive domain-containing protein 3C isoform X1, producing the protein MESLQRQQAARLARGPDGAPRRLPLEAAPGPGPAPPPAAPRRRPTPGPRPLPAAAGEEEEEEEEEEEEEEAEPCDPPPPPHHEWTYEEQFKQLYELDEDPKRKEFLDDLFSFMQKRGKGTPVNRIPIMAKQVLDLYTLYRLVTDKGGLVEVINKKIWREITKGLNLPTSITSAAFTLRTQYMKYLYPYECEKRALSSPGELQAAIDSNRREGRRQTFGTALFNYSPTGTPTLLGSPKMPLPGLGISTHSCSQISQVHGVKKEDGTVPGRIAIPVGLSSHHLTAAQVAAASQAAVLEQLRDKLETGEPPEKKVALTVEEQQRLMQHALQHNLLAVASQFPMNIKVSNRDDRQETALNLSTNGISSINMSIEINGVVYTGVLFARRPAGPLAPGGGGTQSGPNPAATLNPLPPAPSQSHTPTGTAP; encoded by the exons ATGGAAAGCCTGCAGCGGCAGCAGGCGGCCCGCCTGGCCCGCGGCCCCGACGGCGCACCCCGACGGCTGCCGCTCGAAGCCGCTCCTGgtcccggccccgctccgccgcccgctgccccccgccgccgcccgacCCCTGGCCCGCGCCCGCTGCCCGCCGCAGcgggggaagaggaagaggaagaggaggaggaggaggaggaggaggaagcggAGCCCTGCGacccgccgccccccccgcaCCACGAGTGGACCTACGAGGAGCAGTTCAAGCAG CTCTATGAACTGGATGAGGATCCAAAGCGCAAGGAGTTCCTGGATGACCTCTTCAGCTTCATGCAGAAGAGAGGTAAAG GGACGCCTGTGAACCGCATCCCCATCATGGCCAAGCAAGTGCTGGACCTCTACACGCTGTATCGGCTGGTGACAGACAAGGGTGGCCTGGTGGAGGTCATCAACAAGAAGATCTGGCGTGAGATCACCAAGGGCCTCAACTTACCTACCTCCATCACCAGTGCTGCCTTCACCCTCCGCACACA ATACATGAAGTATCTGTACCCCTATGAATGTGAGAAGAGGGCTCTCAGCTCACCTGGGGAGCTTCAGGCTGCCATCGACAGCAACCGGCGGGAGGGGAGGAGGCAGACATTTGGCACCGCACTCTTCAACTACTCTCCCACTGGCACCCCAACCCTGCTGGGCTCCCCCAAAATGCCCTTGCCAGGTCTCGGCATCTCCACCCATAGCTGCAGCCAGATCAGCCAAGTGCACGGTGTGAAGAAAG AGGATGGCACAGTGCCTGGGCGCATCGCCATCCCAGTGGGGCTGTCCAGCCACCACCTCACAGCAGCCCAAGTGGCTGCAGCCTcgcaggcagcagtgctggagcagttGCGGGACAAGCTGGAGACTGGTGAGCCCCCGGAGAAGAAAGTGGCCCTGACggtggaggagcagcagcggCTGATGCAGCACGCCCTGCAGCACAACCTCCTGGCTGTAGCCTCCCAGTTCCCCATGAACATCAAAGTCTCCAACCGAG ATGACAGACAGGAGACCGCATTGAACCTGTCCACCAACGGCATTAGCAGTATCAACATGTCAATAGAAATAAATGGAGTTGTCTACACAG GTGTCCTGTTTGC
- the SIGMAR1 gene encoding sigma non-opioid intracellular receptor 1 isoform 2 (isoform 2 is encoded by transcript variant 2), protein MGVAGPWVLRVGLGLGAFALLLQGLRGWLACKRYEFQPAEIAELARHHAGLDHELAFSKIIVELRKKHPGHILPDEDLQWVFVNAGGWMGSMCLLHASLTEYVLLFGTAIDTGGHSGRYWAEIYDTIISGTFRQWKEGTTRSEIYYPGLLRNMSDPALARAGRR, encoded by the exons ATGGGGGTGGCGGGGCCGTGGGTGCTGCGGGTcgggctggggctgggagcgtttgccttgctgctgcaggggctgcggggctggcTGGCCTGCAAGCGGTACGAGTTCCAGCCCGCCGAGATCGCCGAGCTCGCCCGGCACCACGCGG GGCTGGATCATGAGCTGGCTTTCTCCAAGATCATCGTGGAGCTGCGGAAGAAACACCCGGGCCACATCCTGCCTGACGAGGACCTGCAGTGGGTGTTTGTGAACGCGGGCGGCTGGATGGGCTCCATGTGCCTGCTGCATGCCTCCCTCACTGAGTACGTGCTGCTCTTCGGGACTGCCATCGACACTGGGGGACACTCAG GTCGCTACTGGGCAGAAATCTACGACACTATCATCTCAGGCACCTTCCGGCAGTGGAAAGAGGGAACCACTAGAAGTGAGATTTATTATCCCG GCCTGTTGAGGAACATGAGTGATCCTGCTCTGGCCCGTGCAGGAAGGCGCTAA
- the SIGMAR1 gene encoding sigma non-opioid intracellular receptor 1 isoform X2 produces MGVAGPWVLRVGLGLGAFALLLQGLRGWLACKRYEFQPAEIAELARHHAGMWGWGETGSGTEKGKRVRKGAAIIVELRKKHPGHILPDEDLQWVFVNAGGWMGSMCLLHASLTEYVLLFGTAIDTGGHSGRYWAEIYDTIISGTFRQWKEGTTRSEIYYPGDTIVHQAGEATSVQWSAGTWMVEYGRGFVPSTLAFALADTLFSTQDFITLFYTLRAYTKGLLLEASAFFSTLGC; encoded by the exons ATGGGGGTGGCGGGGCCGTGGGTGCTGCGGGTcgggctggggctgggagcgtttgccttgctgctgcaggggctgcggggctggcTGGCCTGCAAGCGGTACGAGTTCCAGCCCGCCGAGATCGCCGAGCTCGCCCGGCACCACGCGGGtatgtgggggtggggggagacgGGAAGCGGAACcgagaaggggaaaagggtcAGGAAGGGAGCAGCG ATCATCGTGGAGCTGCGGAAGAAACACCCGGGCCACATCCTGCCTGACGAGGACCTGCAGTGGGTGTTTGTGAACGCGGGCGGCTGGATGGGCTCCATGTGCCTGCTGCATGCCTCCCTCACTGAGTACGTGCTGCTCTTCGGGACTGCCATCGACACTGGGGGACACTCAG GTCGCTACTGGGCAGAAATCTACGACACTATCATCTCAGGCACCTTCCGGCAGTGGAAAGAGGGAACCACTAGAAGTGAGATTTATTATCCCG GGGACACCATCGTGCACCAGGCAGGAGAGGCCACGTCAGTGCAGTGGAGTGCGGGCACCTGGATGGTGGAGTATGGCCGAGGCTTTGTCCCCTCCACGCTTGCCTTCGCACTGGCAGACACCCTCTTCAGCACTCAGGACTTCATCACCCTCTTCTACACCCTGCGCGCCTACACCAAGGGCCTCCTCCTGGAAGCCAGTGCCTTCTTCAGCACTTTGGGCTGCTGA
- the SIGMAR1 gene encoding sigma non-opioid intracellular receptor 1 isoform 1 (isoform 1 is encoded by transcript variant 1), which yields MGVAGPWVLRVGLGLGAFALLLQGLRGWLACKRYEFQPAEIAELARHHAGLDHELAFSKIIVELRKKHPGHILPDEDLQWVFVNAGGWMGSMCLLHASLTEYVLLFGTAIDTGGHSGRYWAEIYDTIISGTFRQWKEGTTRSEIYYPGDTIVHQAGEATSVQWSAGTWMVEYGRGFVPSTLAFALADTLFSTQDFITLFYTLRAYTKGLLLEASAFFSTLGC from the exons ATGGGGGTGGCGGGGCCGTGGGTGCTGCGGGTcgggctggggctgggagcgtttgccttgctgctgcaggggctgcggggctggcTGGCCTGCAAGCGGTACGAGTTCCAGCCCGCCGAGATCGCCGAGCTCGCCCGGCACCACGCGG GGCTGGATCATGAGCTGGCTTTCTCCAAGATCATCGTGGAGCTGCGGAAGAAACACCCGGGCCACATCCTGCCTGACGAGGACCTGCAGTGGGTGTTTGTGAACGCGGGCGGCTGGATGGGCTCCATGTGCCTGCTGCATGCCTCCCTCACTGAGTACGTGCTGCTCTTCGGGACTGCCATCGACACTGGGGGACACTCAG GTCGCTACTGGGCAGAAATCTACGACACTATCATCTCAGGCACCTTCCGGCAGTGGAAAGAGGGAACCACTAGAAGTGAGATTTATTATCCCG GGGACACCATCGTGCACCAGGCAGGAGAGGCCACGTCAGTGCAGTGGAGTGCGGGCACCTGGATGGTGGAGTATGGCCGAGGCTTTGTCCCCTCCACGCTTGCCTTCGCACTGGCAGACACCCTCTTCAGCACTCAGGACTTCATCACCCTCTTCTACACCCTGCGCGCCTACACCAAGGGCCTCCTCCTGGAAGCCAGTGCCTTCTTCAGCACTTTGGGCTGCTGA
- the SIGMAR1 gene encoding sigma non-opioid intracellular receptor 1 isoform X1, whose amino-acid sequence MGVAGPWVLRVGLGLGAFALLLQGLRGWLACKRYEFQPAEIAELARHHAGLDHELAFSKIIVELRKKHPGHILPDEDLQWVFVNAGGWMGSMCLLHASLTEYVLLFGTAIDTGGHSAGRYWAEIYDTIISGTFRQWKEGTTRSEIYYPGDTIVHQAGEATSVQWSAGTWMVEYGRGFVPSTLAFALADTLFSTQDFITLFYTLRAYTKGLLLEASAFFSTLGC is encoded by the exons ATGGGGGTGGCGGGGCCGTGGGTGCTGCGGGTcgggctggggctgggagcgtttgccttgctgctgcaggggctgcggggctggcTGGCCTGCAAGCGGTACGAGTTCCAGCCCGCCGAGATCGCCGAGCTCGCCCGGCACCACGCGG GGCTGGATCATGAGCTGGCTTTCTCCAAGATCATCGTGGAGCTGCGGAAGAAACACCCGGGCCACATCCTGCCTGACGAGGACCTGCAGTGGGTGTTTGTGAACGCGGGCGGCTGGATGGGCTCCATGTGCCTGCTGCATGCCTCCCTCACTGAGTACGTGCTGCTCTTCGGGACTGCCATCGACACTGGGGGACACTCAG CAGGTCGCTACTGGGCAGAAATCTACGACACTATCATCTCAGGCACCTTCCGGCAGTGGAAAGAGGGAACCACTAGAAGTGAGATTTATTATCCCG GGGACACCATCGTGCACCAGGCAGGAGAGGCCACGTCAGTGCAGTGGAGTGCGGGCACCTGGATGGTGGAGTATGGCCGAGGCTTTGTCCCCTCCACGCTTGCCTTCGCACTGGCAGACACCCTCTTCAGCACTCAGGACTTCATCACCCTCTTCTACACCCTGCGCGCCTACACCAAGGGCCTCCTCCTGGAAGCCAGTGCCTTCTTCAGCACTTTGGGCTGCTGA